Proteins from one Polynucleobacter wuianus genomic window:
- the catC gene encoding muconolactone Delta-isomerase gives MLFHVRMNVNLPPEMPAAEATALKTKEKEIAQGLQSSGKWRHLWRIAGQYANISIFDVESVDELHTAISTLPLFPYMQIEVMPLCRHPSSVRGDDS, from the coding sequence ATGCTATTTCACGTACGAATGAATGTCAATTTGCCACCGGAAATGCCGGCAGCAGAAGCAACCGCTCTCAAGACCAAAGAAAAAGAGATTGCGCAGGGTTTGCAATCATCAGGCAAGTGGCGTCACTTATGGCGCATTGCTGGTCAGTACGCAAACATCAGCATTTTTGATGTTGAGAGCGTAGATGAGCTACATACAGCAATTTCAACATTACCACTTTTCCCATATATGCAAATTGAAGTCATGCCCTTGTGCAGACATCCATCTTCTGTAAGGGGAGATGACAGTTAA
- a CDS encoding muconate/chloromuconate family cycloisomerase, with protein MIKSVETLIVDVPTIRPHKLSVATMNAQALVLVRILCDDGIEGWGEATTIGGLNYGEESPESIKTNIDTYMAPLIVGMKAEQVAKAMNKLRTTIQGNRFAKCAIETALLDAQGKRLGVPVSELLGGRVRDELPVAWTLASGDTKKDIAEAEKMISLRRHNIFKLKIGLRSVEADVEHVLAIKRALGSDISVRVDVNQAWSELNAVKGIAALQAGGIDLIEQPVKASYKASMARLTNQFDVAIMADEALHGPNDALELANKFAADVFAVKINQSGGLFPAIQVATIAELSGISLYGGTMLEGAVGTAASAHVFSTFSDLAFGTELFGPLLLTEEILTEPLIYKNFSLQVPKGPGLGIQLDVEKINYLKRQQGHSDQVDLIPA; from the coding sequence ATGATCAAATCAGTAGAAACCCTAATAGTTGATGTGCCGACTATCCGCCCACACAAGTTATCTGTAGCCACGATGAATGCCCAGGCCCTAGTTTTGGTACGCATTCTTTGCGACGACGGTATCGAGGGATGGGGCGAGGCCACCACGATTGGCGGTCTGAACTATGGTGAAGAGAGTCCAGAAAGTATTAAGACCAATATCGATACCTATATGGCACCCCTGATTGTTGGCATGAAAGCCGAACAGGTTGCCAAGGCAATGAATAAGTTGCGCACCACGATTCAAGGCAATCGATTTGCTAAGTGTGCAATTGAGACCGCCTTATTAGATGCTCAAGGTAAACGTTTAGGCGTACCTGTGAGTGAATTACTCGGTGGCCGCGTTCGTGACGAGTTACCGGTTGCATGGACTTTGGCAAGTGGTGATACCAAAAAAGATATCGCCGAAGCAGAGAAGATGATCTCACTGCGTAGACACAATATTTTCAAATTAAAGATTGGCTTACGTTCTGTTGAGGCAGATGTTGAGCATGTACTTGCTATTAAGCGTGCGTTGGGTTCTGACATTAGCGTACGCGTTGATGTGAACCAAGCCTGGAGCGAGCTCAATGCTGTTAAAGGGATTGCAGCGCTTCAAGCAGGTGGTATTGATTTAATTGAGCAGCCTGTAAAAGCCTCTTATAAGGCAAGCATGGCACGCCTTACCAATCAATTTGACGTTGCCATCATGGCTGATGAGGCTTTACATGGTCCAAATGATGCATTGGAGTTGGCAAACAAATTTGCGGCCGATGTATTTGCGGTGAAGATTAATCAGTCTGGCGGTCTTTTCCCAGCAATTCAGGTAGCAACCATTGCTGAACTCAGCGGTATCAGTTTGTATGGCGGCACCATGCTTGAAGGCGCAGTTGGTACTGCAGCCTCTGCCCATGTGTTTTCTACATTTAGTGACCTAGCGTTCGGAACTGAATTATTCGGACCTTTATTGCTTACTGAAGAAATTCTGACCGAGCCATTGATCTATAAGAATTTTTCTCTCCAAGTCCCAAAGGGCCCCGGTCTTGGTATTCAGTTAGATGTTGAAAAAATTAATTACTTAAAACGTCAGCAAGGTCATTCCGATCAAGTTGATTTGATACCTGCTTAA
- a CDS encoding LysR family transcriptional regulator: MELRHLRYFVAVAEEKNFTRASEKLFIAQPPLSRQIQQLEEELGVTLFVRNSRPLKLTDAGNFFYEHAKQVLARTGELKAMTQRVGNINRILNVGFVASTLYGKLPKIIRKYRAKFNSIKLRMYEMTTMEQLKALKDGKIDIGFGRVRHEDANIRRIVLREEKLIAAVPYEHPLSKSTKPINLKDLADENLIVFPKNPRPSYADQVLNGFKERDVHPKKIIEVRELQIAIGLVAAGEGVSIVPFSLQGMKRDDVVYLELNEKHAYSPIIMSTRSMDKSEEIKAMLDLIYCIYDEEGISYTREEL, encoded by the coding sequence ATGGAATTAAGGCACCTACGCTACTTTGTTGCTGTTGCAGAAGAAAAGAACTTCACTAGAGCTTCTGAAAAACTGTTTATTGCGCAACCCCCACTGAGTAGGCAGATCCAACAACTCGAAGAAGAGTTGGGTGTAACTCTGTTTGTTAGGAACTCGCGGCCCCTCAAGTTGACAGACGCGGGCAACTTTTTCTATGAGCATGCAAAGCAAGTTTTGGCTCGAACTGGTGAGCTCAAGGCTATGACTCAACGGGTTGGCAATATCAACCGAATACTGAATGTCGGCTTTGTTGCATCAACGCTCTATGGAAAACTTCCAAAAATTATTCGCAAATATCGGGCCAAATTTAACTCTATTAAATTGCGTATGTATGAGATGACAACAATGGAGCAATTGAAAGCATTGAAAGATGGAAAAATTGATATTGGATTTGGTCGTGTACGACACGAAGACGCCAATATTCGGAGAATTGTTTTGCGCGAAGAAAAACTAATTGCAGCCGTACCTTACGAGCATCCACTATCTAAATCAACTAAGCCAATTAACCTAAAAGACCTTGCGGATGAGAACTTGATTGTGTTTCCAAAGAATCCACGTCCAAGCTATGCAGATCAAGTATTAAATGGCTTTAAAGAGAGGGATGTTCATCCCAAAAAGATTATTGAAGTTCGAGAATTACAAATAGCTATTGGCCTTGTTGCTGCAGGCGAAGGTGTATCCATTGTTCCATTTAGCTTGCAGGGCATGAAACGTGATGACGTTGTATATCTAGAATTAAATGAAAAGCATGCCTACTCCCCCATCATCATGAGCACTAGATCAATGGATAAGTCTGAAGAAATTAAGGCAATGCTTGATTTAATTTATTGCATCTATGACGAAGAGGGTATTTCTTATACGCGAGAAGAGTTATAA
- a CDS encoding ABC transporter permease, translating into MKIEIATNLAIAFQALKVNKLRSSLTMLGIIIGVAAVITMIAVGGGAQARVKAQISSLGSNLMIIIPGSLLQSGVRLGTGNAQTLTEDDANAILREIPEVAYAAPISRGGGQIISSSNNWGTTIYGVNPDFFEAREWPLSSGRMFEYAEIAGAGKVVILGQTVANQLFGSEDPIDQQVRIKGVPFTVIGITEKKGQSMQGQDQDDGVFVPLSTGRRRIFGEAMGRIARIGSIAVKVQDGNDMKATEQKIAELLRQRHRTQIGAEDDFTIRNLTEILEAQEAASKVMSALLAAVASVSLLVGGIGIMNIMLVSVTERTREIGLRMAIGAKGRDILEQFLVEAMTLATLGGLIGIVLGFLASELIAILAGWAIQLSLISIILAVGFSAAIGIFFGFYPAKKAAMMQPIQALRYE; encoded by the coding sequence ATGAAGATTGAAATTGCAACAAACTTAGCTATAGCCTTTCAAGCTCTGAAAGTCAATAAGCTACGTTCGTCTCTAACTATGCTGGGGATCATTATTGGTGTAGCTGCAGTCATTACGATGATTGCTGTTGGTGGTGGTGCGCAGGCTCGTGTGAAGGCTCAAATCTCTAGTCTCGGATCTAACTTAATGATCATTATTCCAGGATCATTATTGCAATCTGGGGTACGTCTTGGAACTGGGAATGCACAAACTCTAACTGAAGATGATGCAAATGCAATTTTGAGAGAAATTCCTGAGGTTGCCTATGCTGCCCCTATTAGCAGGGGTGGCGGTCAAATCATTTCTAGTAGCAATAACTGGGGAACAACTATTTATGGGGTCAATCCTGATTTCTTTGAGGCTAGAGAGTGGCCACTCTCTAGCGGTCGAATGTTTGAATATGCCGAAATTGCAGGAGCAGGGAAGGTTGTGATTCTTGGCCAAACTGTTGCTAATCAGTTATTTGGTAGTGAAGATCCAATTGATCAGCAAGTCAGAATTAAAGGTGTCCCATTTACTGTTATTGGGATTACGGAAAAAAAGGGCCAAAGCATGCAAGGTCAAGACCAAGATGATGGCGTCTTTGTTCCTTTATCAACTGGTAGGCGCAGAATTTTTGGTGAGGCAATGGGAAGAATTGCGAGAATTGGAAGCATTGCCGTGAAGGTTCAGGATGGCAATGACATGAAGGCGACGGAGCAAAAGATTGCTGAACTGTTGAGGCAACGACATCGAACTCAAATAGGCGCTGAAGACGATTTTACGATTAGAAATCTTACGGAAATATTAGAAGCTCAAGAGGCGGCTAGCAAAGTGATGTCAGCATTGTTAGCCGCAGTAGCTTCTGTCAGTCTTTTGGTAGGCGGGATCGGAATCATGAATATCATGCTGGTATCTGTAACAGAGCGCACCAGAGAAATTGGGTTGCGAATGGCCATTGGCGCAAAGGGCAGGGATATTTTGGAGCAATTTTTAGTAGAGGCCATGACCTTAGCGACTCTTGGCGGATTGATTGGCATAGTGCTTGGTTTTTTGGCGTCTGAATTGATTGCGATATTGGCAGGATGGGCTATACAGCTATCCCTGATCTCTATCATTTTGGCGGTAGGATTCTCGGCGGCAATTGGTATTTTCTTTGGATTCTATCCGGCTAAAAAAGCGGCGATGATGCAGCCAATTCAAGCATTGCGTTATGAATAG
- a CDS encoding ABC transporter ATP-binding protein, translating into MLIHTENLSKIYGVGDQIVHALDSVSIDIDSGDFVAIVGASGSGKSTFMNMIGCLDQPSSGRYFLAGEDVASLDPDSLADIRNRRIGFVFQQFNLLNRTSAIENTALPLLYARSGPLAGLSKEERLDHAKKRLEQVGLGDRLDNMPNQLSGGQQQRVAIARALVNDPDLILADEPTGALDSKTTAEVMGLFTELNNQGMTVIVVTHEPDVAAYAKRTVTFKDGKVISIKINHA; encoded by the coding sequence GTGCTCATACATACTGAAAATCTTTCAAAAATATATGGCGTAGGAGATCAAATTGTCCATGCGTTAGATTCCGTTTCTATTGATATCGATTCTGGTGATTTTGTCGCTATTGTCGGTGCATCTGGCTCAGGAAAATCTACCTTCATGAACATGATTGGTTGTTTGGATCAGCCTAGTAGTGGCAGGTATTTTCTAGCGGGCGAAGATGTGGCATCTCTTGATCCAGATTCCCTAGCGGATATTAGGAATCGGCGGATCGGGTTTGTATTTCAACAATTCAATTTATTAAATCGTACCTCCGCTATTGAAAATACTGCACTCCCACTTCTATATGCTCGCTCAGGCCCTTTGGCTGGGCTTAGTAAAGAGGAGCGGTTAGATCATGCAAAAAAGCGTTTAGAGCAAGTTGGTCTTGGAGATCGGCTTGATAATATGCCAAATCAACTTTCAGGCGGGCAGCAACAAAGAGTAGCAATTGCGCGTGCATTAGTAAATGATCCCGATTTAATTTTGGCTGATGAGCCAACTGGCGCCTTAGATTCCAAAACTACTGCAGAAGTGATGGGCTTATTTACAGAGTTGAATAATCAGGGAATGACGGTGATCGTAGTTACCCATGAACCGGATGTGGCAGCTTATGCAAAACGAACTGTTACCTTTAAAGATGGCAAGGTTATTAGTATCAAAATAAATCACGCCTAA
- a CDS encoding efflux RND transporter periplasmic adaptor subunit, with translation MKMNVPKVKVANLLRIIKNWSDFLIARIPFINYIQTAWLRRVTVLVIIPLVLYAVLKTAQAMFGLNSPDFRTAAIEEGPIVATISASGTLNPVKSVTVGTQVTGMIKELDVDFNSQVKKGQVIARIDPREYQARYDQALANYELAKRNHEYNLKLVGKGFISKSAVVQTEGAYKAALGALNLAKKSLDDTVIHAPVDGVVVKRSVEVGQTVAASLQAPELFIIAQNLAEMQVEASIDESDVGRLSEGMDASFTVDSFPGRVFQSKVLQIRKAPITIQNVVTYTVLISADNPDLKLLPGMTANVRIIYDKREKVLKVPNVALRFRMPSADDSPVAKPSLSGNTSVSLRTSRGGAGGWGSTGIRKVWLLDTGGLKDKPIELKIRTGMTDGSFTELLPDADSKFPLKVGDLVITGIQSSGSKEGPPKRQNGPRMF, from the coding sequence ATGAAGATGAACGTTCCCAAGGTGAAAGTTGCTAATCTCTTAAGGATCATCAAAAATTGGTCAGATTTTTTGATTGCTCGCATTCCATTTATTAATTACATTCAAACGGCTTGGCTGCGAAGGGTAACCGTACTCGTTATTATCCCTCTGGTTCTGTATGCAGTTCTAAAGACTGCCCAAGCCATGTTTGGTTTGAATTCGCCTGATTTTCGGACCGCTGCAATCGAAGAGGGCCCTATTGTTGCTACCATCAGCGCCAGTGGTACATTAAATCCAGTGAAGTCAGTTACCGTTGGCACCCAGGTAACGGGGATGATTAAAGAATTAGATGTGGACTTTAATTCCCAAGTGAAAAAAGGGCAGGTTATTGCTAGGATAGATCCTAGAGAATATCAAGCGCGCTACGATCAAGCTCTCGCTAACTATGAATTGGCAAAGCGCAATCATGAATACAACCTCAAGCTAGTAGGCAAAGGATTTATTTCTAAATCAGCGGTTGTGCAGACTGAAGGTGCATATAAGGCTGCGTTAGGTGCTTTGAATTTAGCTAAAAAATCTTTAGACGATACAGTGATTCATGCGCCAGTTGATGGGGTGGTGGTTAAGCGTAGCGTAGAGGTGGGTCAAACGGTAGCGGCAAGCTTGCAGGCACCTGAATTATTCATCATTGCACAGAATTTGGCTGAAATGCAGGTTGAGGCATCCATTGATGAATCCGATGTTGGTCGCTTATCGGAGGGAATGGATGCTAGTTTTACGGTGGATTCTTTTCCAGGCAGAGTTTTTCAGTCCAAGGTCTTACAAATTCGAAAAGCACCTATCACTATTCAAAACGTTGTTACTTATACGGTATTAATTTCTGCGGACAATCCAGACTTAAAGTTATTGCCTGGTATGACTGCTAATGTACGCATCATTTACGATAAACGAGAAAAGGTGCTCAAGGTTCCAAACGTTGCATTACGCTTTAGAATGCCAAGTGCTGATGATTCTCCAGTTGCTAAGCCTTCTCTGTCTGGAAATACTAGCGTCAGTCTGCGCACTTCAAGAGGGGGTGCTGGGGGTTGGGGGTCTACCGGGATAAGGAAGGTGTGGCTACTGGATACAGGTGGTCTGAAGGATAAGCCAATAGAGCTAAAAATTCGAACTGGAATGACCGATGGTAGCTTTACAGAACTTTTACCAGATGCAGACTCTAAATTTCCTCTTAAAGTAGGTGATTTAGTTATTACTGGTATTCAATCTTCAGGCTCTAAAGAAGGGCCTCCTAAGCGTCAAAATGGACCCAGAATGTTTTAG
- a CDS encoding RNA polymerase sigma factor yields the protein MTLFPSKQHRFEQTLLKSAVAGDSKASKEVIRLLSSPAYSLAWKMLGNKEDAEDVVQEAFIRLWKSADSFAGKSGLFTYFYAIVSNLCLDRIKSINKGFFEEFDEVEHYPMQEIDWNHAGGIEPESIKRAMNSLSAKQRMAMLLWAYQDLTAEQIGDVLGTSKNSVDQLLYRAKLKLRAELEKGESHAIER from the coding sequence TTGACTTTATTTCCTAGCAAGCAACATCGTTTTGAGCAGACTTTATTAAAAAGTGCTGTAGCGGGGGATTCCAAGGCGTCAAAAGAGGTCATTCGCCTACTAAGTTCCCCCGCATATTCCTTGGCCTGGAAGATGCTTGGCAACAAAGAAGATGCGGAAGATGTCGTACAAGAGGCCTTTATTCGCTTATGGAAAAGTGCCGATTCGTTTGCGGGAAAATCAGGACTTTTTACTTACTTTTACGCGATCGTCAGCAATCTTTGTTTGGATAGGATTAAAAGTATTAATAAGGGATTCTTCGAGGAGTTTGATGAGGTTGAGCATTACCCAATGCAGGAGATTGATTGGAATCATGCAGGGGGTATTGAACCGGAGAGTATAAAAAGGGCTATGAATTCCTTAAGTGCTAAACAAAGAATGGCGATGTTGCTGTGGGCTTATCAGGATCTAACCGCAGAACAAATTGGTGATGTCCTAGGGACGAGTAAAAACAGCGTTGATCAGTTGCTATATCGAGCTAAGTTAAAATTAAGGGCAGAATTAGAAAAGGGTGAATCTCATGCGATCGAACGATAA
- a CDS encoding DUF3106 domain-containing protein → MKRAMQGLMMASILMVGAIGIASAALPEPQDPQVVANMSYEQRLQMSKDLREQFKQATPEERREYRQKLHAKFKALSPEERKALRDKMHAQWQALSPEQKKELRDNRKAMIAAMTPEERLEMKKEREEWMKAHPNEKEHWNKPMSN, encoded by the coding sequence ATGAAAAGAGCAATGCAAGGTTTAATGATGGCAAGTATTTTGATGGTGGGAGCGATTGGTATTGCAAGCGCAGCTTTGCCTGAGCCACAGGATCCTCAAGTGGTGGCTAATATGAGCTATGAGCAGCGTCTTCAGATGTCTAAGGATCTACGAGAGCAGTTTAAGCAAGCCACACCAGAAGAGCGCCGTGAGTATCGCCAAAAACTTCATGCCAAATTTAAGGCGCTCAGCCCCGAAGAGCGCAAGGCATTGCGCGACAAAATGCACGCTCAGTGGCAGGCACTAAGCCCTGAGCAAAAGAAAGAGCTGCGCGATAACCGCAAAGCCATGATTGCAGCAATGACTCCTGAAGAGCGTCTTGAGATGAAAAAAGAACGCGAAGAGTGGATGAAGGCGCATCCCAATGAAAAAGAACATTGGAATAAGCCAATGAGCAATTAA
- a CDS encoding Spy/CpxP family protein refolding chaperone — translation MNQTMPLRSIILSFLVLVAISPIKESFAQWGGSQGSGIPGMPGMRRGAGRNASNPDSSSTSANTHISMPAPGSDLLTYEQIETGLSRLEESLQLTPAQSKAWGNFAIKVRLYASDVAKVRAKLNNDSSATIDGLKFLSQTTEDAKNRYTILKEVDETAKPLYKSLSAEQRASFDSKVPTFINASQKRLAPSQPNYNLPELGESPSSNQNSGSGTLPGYIHQ, via the coding sequence ATGAATCAAACCATGCCATTGCGCTCAATTATCTTGAGTTTTCTAGTTTTAGTAGCAATTTCGCCCATTAAAGAGTCTTTTGCTCAATGGGGCGGATCCCAAGGCTCTGGGATACCAGGAATGCCTGGAATGCGAAGGGGCGCCGGGCGCAATGCTTCTAATCCTGACTCTTCCAGCACATCAGCAAATACGCATATCTCAATGCCTGCTCCAGGCTCAGATCTGCTTACTTATGAGCAAATCGAAACTGGCTTATCTCGCCTTGAGGAAAGTCTTCAGCTAACACCCGCACAAAGCAAGGCTTGGGGTAATTTTGCAATCAAGGTGAGACTTTATGCGAGTGATGTTGCCAAAGTAAGGGCTAAATTGAATAACGATAGTTCCGCCACTATTGATGGACTGAAATTTCTAAGTCAAACTACTGAAGATGCAAAAAATCGATACACCATCTTAAAAGAGGTTGATGAGACTGCCAAACCGCTTTATAAATCATTGAGTGCTGAGCAAAGGGCATCTTTTGATAGCAAAGTACCTACTTTTATTAATGCAAGCCAAAAAAGACTGGCGCCAAGCCAACCAAATTACAACTTGCCAGAACTCGGTGAATCACCGTCGTCCAACCAAAACTCTGGGTCAGGCACTTTGCCAGGCTACATTCACCAGTAA